One window of Sulfurospirillum sp. 1612 genomic DNA carries:
- the rplN gene encoding 50S ribosomal protein L14, with amino-acid sequence MIQSFTRLSVADNSGAKEIMCIKVLGGSKRRYASVGDVIVASVKKAIPNGKVKKGQVIKAVVVRTKKEIQRENGSLIRFDENAAVILDSKKEPIGTRIFGPVGREVRYANFMKIVSLAPEVL; translated from the coding sequence ATGATTCAAAGTTTTACTAGACTATCTGTTGCTGACAATAGTGGTGCAAAAGAGATCATGTGTATAAAAGTATTAGGTGGTAGTAAAAGAAGATATGCAAGTGTTGGTGATGTCATCGTCGCTTCTGTTAAAAAAGCAATCCCTAATGGTAAAGTTAAAAAAGGTCAAGTGATCAAGGCAGTTGTTGTTCGAACAAAGAAAGAGATTCAAAGAGAAAATGGTTCTTTGATTCGATTTGATGAAAACGCAGCAGTAATACTTGATAGTAAAAAAGAACCTATCGGAACCAGAATTTTTGGACCGGTTGGTAGAGAAGTAAGATATGCAAACTT
- the rpsQ gene encoding 30S ribosomal protein S17, translating into MALNREIQGVVVQKAGDKTATILVERKVMHPKYRKFVKRFKKYLVHDESNQVKAGDEIIAIECRPLSKRKAFRLKKIVTVGVE; encoded by the coding sequence ATGGCTTTAAACCGAGAAATTCAAGGCGTAGTTGTGCAAAAAGCTGGCGATAAAACAGCTACGATATTGGTGGAACGAAAAGTAATGCATCCAAAATATCGCAAATTCGTAAAACGTTTTAAAAAATACCTGGTACATGATGAGAGCAATCAAGTCAAAGCCGGTGATGAAATTATAGCGATTGAGTGTCGACCACTTTCTAAAAGAAAAGCTTTTAGATTGAAAAAAATTGTGACAGTAGGAGTTGAGTAA
- the rpmC gene encoding 50S ribosomal protein L29: MNYTDLKEKSALELLELLKEKKVLLFTLKQKLKTMQLTNPNELREVRRDIARINTAISAQNK; the protein is encoded by the coding sequence ATGAACTATACTGATCTAAAAGAAAAAAGCGCTTTAGAGCTTTTAGAGTTATTAAAAGAAAAAAAGGTGCTTTTGTTTACATTAAAGCAAAAGCTAAAAACAATGCAACTAACTAATCCTAATGAATTAAGAGAAGTTAGAAGAGATATTGCGCGTATTAATACGGCTATTTCCGCTCAAAATAAGTAA
- the rplP gene encoding 50S ribosomal protein L16, with amino-acid sequence MLMPKRTKYKKQMKGRNRGKSFRGNSIAFGDIALKATEAGRIDSRQIEAARIAMTRRVNRAAKTWIRVFPDKPLTAKPLETRMGKGKGAVDKWVMNIKPGRIIYEMAGVSEELAREALTLAMHKLPFKTKIITKASENELY; translated from the coding sequence ATGTTAATGCCTAAGAGAACAAAATATAAAAAACAAATGAAGGGCAGAAATCGTGGAAAGTCTTTTAGAGGAAACTCTATTGCTTTTGGCGATATTGCACTAAAAGCAACTGAAGCGGGTCGTATTGATTCTCGTCAAATCGAAGCAGCTAGAATTGCTATGACTCGACGTGTTAATCGTGCGGCAAAAACATGGATCCGTGTTTTCCCAGACAAACCTCTAACAGCAAAACCGTTAGAAACAAGAATGGGTAAAGGTAAAGGTGCTGTTGATAAGTGGGTTATGAATATTAAGCCAGGCCGTATTATATATGAAATGGCAGGCGTAAGTGAAGAACTTGCTCGAGAAGCGTTAACACTTGCAATGCACAAGCTACCATTTAAGACTAAGATTATCACTAAAGCGAGCGAAAATGAACTATACTGA